Below is a genomic region from Tissierellales bacterium.
TATAGTAACAGTACTTGCCTTTGTTTCCTTCTCTATTTCACTATATGTAACATCTTCTCTAAGTAATTTAGCAACGTATAATCTTTGTGCTAGTGATTCTATTTCTTTTTCAGTGCATAAATCAATTAAAAATTTTTCACACTCGTCTATATCTCTGATTTCCACAATTGCCTTGTAAAGTTCTTCTGTTAATGTTTGTTTTTTCTCATCTGTAAAATTCACATCCATTACCCCCGATTTCATTTATACTTTATT
It encodes:
- a CDS encoding YerC/YecD family TrpR-related protein, producing MKSGVMDVNFTDEKKQTLTEELYKAIVEIRDIDECEKFLIDLCTEKEIESLAQRLYVAKLLREDVTYSEIEKETKASTVTISRVSKALKSGREGYKTILDRIGE